One Amaranthus tricolor cultivar Red isolate AtriRed21 chromosome 10, ASM2621246v1, whole genome shotgun sequence genomic window carries:
- the LOC130825087 gene encoding gamma-tubulin complex component 3, protein MEDQKVIDLVKELVTRLLSQSQNPNSNPNNSASANSNSSSIDPNHFNQSLRYAIRILSSRMTPSIASDEASMAESIKRQLVFQGKSSEALTFADLYSKFSLKTGPGSINNKWAVLYMLRVISEDRKFSKKQPNLVISKGLPAIFDSQLNDNSRVCCDKENKGWSGGVLMVSKDPDNLRDIAFREFANLLKEENEVSEEVLVRDVLYACQGIDGTYVKFDENVDGYALSDSVKVPRATRIMVQKLCELGWLFRRVKMYISKSMDHFPAEDVGTVGQAFCAALQDELTEYYKLLAVLEAQAMNPIPLVSEKASSKNYLSLRRLSVWFAEPIVKMRLMAVLVDICKVLRGGAMAGAIHMHAQHGDPLVHDFMKRLLRRVCSPLFEMVRSWVLEGELEDIFAEFFIVGQPVKAESLWREGYRLQAGMLPSFISPSLAQHILRTGKSINFLRVCCEDRGWADAATEAAEAAGTTTVRGGLGYGETDALELLVSEAAKRIDKHLLDVIYNRYRFKDHCLAIKRYLLLGQGDFVQYLMDIVGPELSEPANTISTFKLAGLLETAIRSSNAQYDDRDILDRLKVKMMPHNPGDRGWDVFSLEYDARVPLDTVFTESVMSRYLRIFNFLWKLRRVEHALIRTWKTMKPNCITSRSFIKLQQTVKVKLLSTLRKCQVLWDEMNHFVSNLQYYIMFEVLEVSWSNFSNEMEAAKDLDDLLVAHEKYLYSIVEKSLLGERSQSLYETLFVLFDLILRFRSLADRLYEGMYEVQARSADDKRKLSRQLSNISSDPGSWVSEGRKALTQHAAKFLSSMSHELDDVGKKYSSLLKGFISELPVQQHIDLKFLLFRLDFTEFYSQSHSNV, encoded by the exons ATGGAAGATCAGAAGGTTATAGATCTGGTGAAAGAACTCGTTACTCGCTTACTTTCGCAATCGCAAAACCCTAACTCTAACCCTAACAATTCAGCTTCTGCAAATTCTAATTCGTCTTCAATCGATCCAAACCACTTTAATCAGTCTCTTCGTTATGCAATTCGTATCCTGTCGAGTCGTATGACACCTTCAATTGCTTCTGACGAAGCTTCAATGGCGGAGTCTATCAAGCGTCAACTCGTCTTTCAAGGTAAATCTTCTGAAGCCCTGACTTTTGCAGAtctttattcaaaattttctttaaaaactgGACCGGGaagtataaataataaatgggCAGTTCTTTATATGCTAAGAGTTATCTCAGAAGATcgtaaattttctaaaaaacaACCGAATCTGGTTATATCTAAGGGTTTGCCGGCTATCTTTGATTCCCAATTGAATGATAATTCTAGGGTTTGTTGTGATAAGGAAAATAAGGGTTGGAGTGGTGGGGTTTTGATGGTATCAAAAGATCCTGATAATCTGCGTGATATTGCGTTTAGGGAGTTTGCTAATCTATTGAAGGAAGAAAATGAGGTTTCTGAAGAGGTTTTAGTGCGGGATGTGTTGTATGCTTGTCAAGGAATTGATGGAACTTATGTTAAGTTCGATGAGAATGTAGATGGTTATGCCTTGTCTGATTCTGTTAAGGTGCCTAGAGCTACTAGGATCATGGTTCAGAAGTTATGTGAGTTGGGCTGGTTGTTTAGGAGAGTTAAAATGTACATTTCGAAGAGCATGGATCATTTTCCTGCTGAAGATGTTGGAACTGTGGGACAAGCATTCTGTGCGGCATTGCAGGATGAGCTTACTGAGTATTATAAGCTATTAGCGGTGCTCGAAGCTCAAGCAATGAATCCAATACCCCTAGTTTCTGAAAAAGCAAGTTCAAAGAATTATCTCTCGTTGCGGAGACTTTCAGTTTGGTTTGCAGAACCTATTGTGAAGATGAGGCTGATGGCTGTTTTGGTTGATATTTGTAAAGTTTTGAGAGGTGGAGCGATGGCTGGAGCTATTCATATGCACGCTCAACATGGAGACCCTTTAGTGCATGATTTTATGAAACGTTTGTTGCGTCGTGTTTGTTCACCCttgtttgaaatggttagaagtTGGGTCTTGGAAGGAGAGCTTGAAGATATATTTGCTGAATTTTTTATTGTTGGGCAGCCTGTCAAGGCTGAATCCCTTTGGAGAGAGGGTTATCGGCTCCAAGCGGGGATGCTTCCTTCTTTCATCTCCCCATCTCTTGCGCAACACATTTTAAGGACAGGGAAGTCGATTAATTTTCTTAGGGTATGTTGCGAGGACCGAGGTTGGGCTGATGCTGCAACTGAGGCTGCAGAAGCTGCTGGAACAACTACAGTGAGAGGTGGTCTTGGGTATGGAGAAACTGATGCTCTTGAATTGCTTGTTTCTGAGGCAGCTAAGAGAATTGATAAGCACTTACTGGACGTTATTTACAATCGATACAGATTTAAAGATCATTGTTTGGCAATCAAACGGTATTTGTTGCTTGGACAGGGTGACTTTGTACAGTACCTGATGGACATAGTTGGGCCAGAACTCTCTGAGCCTGCTAACACTATTAGCACCTTTAAGCTGGCAGGTCTTTTGGAAACTGCTATCAGATCTTCAAATGCACAGTACGATGATCGTGACATATTGGACAGATTGAAGGTCAAGATGATGCCACATAATCCCGGAGATAGGGGCTGGGATGTGTTCTCGCTGGAATATGATGCCAGAGTTCCTTTAGATACTGTTTTCACAGAATCTGTTATGTCAAGGTATCTAAGAATATTCAATTTCTTGTGGAAGCTTAGACGAGTTGAGCATGCGTTGATAAGAACTTGGAAGACTATGAAGCCAAATTGTATCACTTCTCGTTCCTTTATCAAACTGCAACAAACAGTTAAGGTGAAATTACTTTCAACATTGCGGAAGTGCCAAGTTCTGTGGGATGAGATGAATcattttgtttcaaatttaCAATACTACATCATGTTTGAAGTCTTGGAGGTATCATGGTCTAATTTCTCTAATGAAATGGAGGCTGCAAAAGATCTAGATGACCTGCTTGTTGCTCATGAAAAGTACCTCTATTCTATTGTTGAGAAGTCTCTTCTTGGAGAGAGATCACAGAGTTTATACGAGACTCTATTTGTTCTATTTGACCTGATATTGCGATTCCGTAGTCTTGCAGACAGATTATATGAAGGCATGTATGAAGTGCAAGCAAG GTCTGCTGATGATAAGAGGAAACTGTCAAGACAATTAAGTAACATATCCTCAGATCCTGGCTCATGGGTTTCGGAAGGCAGGAAGGCCTTAACTCAACACGCTGCTAAATTTCTTAGCAGTATGAGTCATGAGCTCGACGATGTTGGAAAGAAATATTCATCCCTACTGAAAGGATTCATCTCTGAGCTGCCGGTGCAGCAACACATTGACCTGAAATTTCTCCTATTCCGGCTTGATTTCACTGAATTCTATAGCCAGTCACATTCCAACGTCTGA
- the LOC130825946 gene encoding uncharacterized protein LOC130825946, whose amino-acid sequence MYVSTSVINKNYLEYIFNVLQQKAKTSINNEAIEQVCSTRGNLVFDDKFCLVSKYLSPWTIDMDYDKSWLTWHLATDIYYWIKKLSDYMAYLLLRRQELVLELVGRSDIRFQHTIKEIEDYSYWKEDSVSTQMTLENLLRRFCEYVLYKKVDDEIQISIGETNDSQSVFHDACLLAKQLAMFGDDREIISNVWVEMLSYAAIHSSPRSHLA is encoded by the exons ATGTACGTTAGCACAAGtgtaataaacaaaaattatcTCGAGTACATCTTTAATGTGTTACAACAGAAAGCAAAGACATCGATCAACAACGAGGCAATCGAACAAGTGTGTTCAACTAGAGGTAATTTGGTGTTTGATGACAAATTTTGCCTCGTTTCCAAGTACTTAAGCCCTTGGACTATAGACATGGATTACGATAAAAGTTGGCTTACTTGGCACCTTGCTACTGATATTTACTATTGGAT CAAGAAACTCTCGGATTACATGGCTTATCTTCTACTTAGACGTCAAGAGCTCGTGCTAGAGCTAGTAGGTCGATCCGATATTCGATTTCAACACACAATAAAAGAAATCGAAGATTATTCATATTGGAAAGAAGACAGTGTCTCAACTCAAATGACACTAGAAAATCTTTTAAGAAGATTTTGCGAATATGTGCTTTATAAAAAAGTAGACGATGAAATACAAATTTCAATCGGGGAGACAAATGATAGCCAATCTGTGTTCCATGATGCGTGTCTCTTGGCGAAACAATTGGCTATGTTTGGTGACGATAGGGAGATAATTAGTAACGTTTGGGTTGAAATGTTGAGTTACGCGGCTATCCATAGCTCACCTAGATCGCACTTAGCGTAA